A window from Drosophila nasuta strain 15112-1781.00 chromosome 3, ASM2355853v1, whole genome shotgun sequence encodes these proteins:
- the LOC132788865 gene encoding uncharacterized protein LOC132788865: protein MAAKAMEDVSTINTENEEPVEQQEESERDPDKFTVRLNGQKDLEQRLREFKAACDAHEKHARKRRRRRYYHMGLVAKVVMETTHDELRRMLEHGTLTFHVDMVAFKPDELAAIMETLNIAISAHADERELRTATGLAAEINGDCCRVGRLRNNCTTMLARGAVLTLTTDVAYRYAGFREIVYVINLHAYLSSIRLNDVLLIGREVRCRVVKTLHEALAVLIIDAGLLSSYDFIELPRQCNALAPEMYAELFTSDLERAASLNAHYVVMPKIRCKSFLRSLSMAIKANYEFKLIGCIDFEYVRNNMLDLLGIIKLLDYIWIPDMFSVNCCVYNYIMEDALPIAHCQKKPVIGTVPLERCNDFKRFELHEFLWKIDAIHMQKSPWCNKYPLIVKKLMPIRDYRVGVVQNQQQVKSILTSYQTIINFIIRTISTIECQAIFVFTKCENASVALARSEIYCPVYMMMPLLEDDDEATVRCKFDLARALHLRRNMHPVIYTPDLNECGYSPIEFGVDYMRRNGCLEVGDFVVTLEVGKEEDENVVLGIGEDVCILRAFYVAPVFNCEKFKYGT from the coding sequence ATGGCTGCCAAAGCAATGGAGGATGTGAGCACTATCAACACGGAGAACGAGGAGCCGGTTGAGCAGCAGGAAGAAAGCGAACGTGATCCCGACAAGTTCACAGTGCGTTTGAATGGCCAAAAGGATTTGGAGCAGCGTCTGCGTGAGTTTAAAGCCGCCTGCGATGCGCACGAGAAGCATGCGCGTAaacgacgtcgtcgtcgctaCTACCACATGGGCCTGGTAGCCAAAGTTGTGATGGAGACGACGCACGACGAACTGCGTCGCATGCTCGAGCACGGCACCTTGACCTTCCACGTGGACATGGTGGCCTTCAAGCCCGACGAACTGGCCGCCATCATGGAGACTCTGAACATTGCCATCTCTGCACATGCAGATGAACGTGAGTTGCGCACAGCCACCGGATTGGCTGCTGAGATCAATGGCGACTGTTGCCGCGTTGGACGACTGCGCAACAACTGCACAACAATGTTGGCACGCGGTGCTGTGCTCACTTTAACGACGGATGTAGCTTATCGCTATGCTGGCTTCAGGGAGATTGTGTATGTGATCAATCTGCATGCGTATCTCAGCTCAATACGTTTGAATGATGTGCTGCTTATCGGACGCGAGGTGCGTTGTCGTGTGGTCAAAACATTGCACGAAGCGCTGGCTGTTCTAATCATCGATGCTGGGCTGTTGTCTTCTTATGACTTTATTGAACTGCCGCGACAATGCAATGCGCTGGCACCCGAAATGTATGCGGAGCTCTTCACCAGCGATCTGGAACGTGCTGCGAGTCTTAATGCTCACTATGTGGTCATGCCAAAGATACGATGTAAATCCTTTTTGCGATCGCTGTCGATGGCGATTAAAGCGAATTACGAGTTCAAGTTGATTGGTTGCATTGACTTTGAGTATGTGCGCAATAATATGCTTGATCTACTTGGCATTATTAAGCTGTTGGATTACATTTGGATACCAGACATGTTTTCAGTCAATTGTTGTGTCTACAACTATATTATGGAGGACGCTTTGCCCATTGCTCATTGCCAAAAAAAGCCGGTGATTGGCACAGTGCCGCTGGAGCGTTGCAACGACTTCAAGCGATTCGAGCTGCACGAGTTTCTCTGGAAGATTGATGCTATTCACATGCAGAAGAGTCCGTGGTGCAACAAATATCCGCTGATTGTCAAGAAACTGATGCCCATTCGAGACTATCGCGTTGGTGTCGTCCAAAACCAGCAGCAGGTCAAGAGTATTCTCACATCGTATCAGACAATCATCAACTTTATCATACGCACCATATCGACCATCGAATGTCAGGCGATCTTTGTATTTACCAAGTGTGAGAATGCTAGTGTGGCATTGGCACGTTCCGAGATATATTGTCCCGTCTATATGATGATGCCGTTACTCGAAGATGACGATGAAGCGACAGTCCGATGCAAGTTTGATTTGGCACGCGCTTTGCATCTGCGCCGTAATATGCATCCTGTGATCTATACGCCCGATCTCAATGAGTGCGGTTACAGCCCGATTGAGTTTGGTGTGGATTATATGCGGCGCAACGGCTGCTTGGAAGTGGGTGACTTTGTGGTCACACTCGAAGTGGGCAAGGAGGAAGATGAGAATGTTGTGCTAGGCATTGGTGAAGATGTTTGTATACTGCGTGCTTTCTACGTGGCGCCTGTGTTCAACTGCGAGAAGTTCAAGTATGGCACCTGA
- the LOC132788866 gene encoding UDP-sugar transporter UST74c, with translation MSISRGGSTALDLAPLLDASNNSDNSDTEAKSNGALLNASSSHSHRDKERERDREREEADSAVFVKKVGSAVFYGISSFMITVVNKTVLTSYAFPSFLFLSLGQLTASIVVLGAGKRLKLVNYPPLQRNTFAKIFPLPLIFGFNMIFGLGGTKALSLPMFAALRRFSILMTMLLELKILGVRPTTAVQISVYAMIGGALIAASDDLSFNMQGYTYVMITNALTASNGVYVKKKLDTSEIGKYGLMFYNSLFMFLPALLINYFTGDLQKALDFPSWNDPAFVLQFLLSCVMGFILSYSTIVCTQFNSALTTTIVGCLKNICVTYLGMFIGGDYVFSWLNCIGINISVMASLLYTYVTFRRKQAPDKQSHLPSSRGESV, from the coding sequence atGAGTATATCGCGTGGTGGCAGCACGGCGCTGGATTTAGCGCCGCTGCTcgatgccagcaacaacagcgataaCAGCGACACTGAGGCAAAATCAAATGGAGCCCTGTTGAATGCTTCTTCTAGTCACAGTCATAGGGACAAGGAGCGCGAGCGAGACAGAGAACGCGAGGAAGCCGATTCAGCGGTATTTGTAAAGAAGGTTGGCAGCGCCGTTTTCTATGGCATCTCGTCATTCATGATTACAGTGGTCAACAAAACCGTGCTGACCTCATACGCCTTCCCCTCGTTCCTGTTCCTTAGCCTGGGCCAATTAACCGCCAGCATTGTGGTGCTGGGCGCCGGCAAACGTCTTAAGCTGGTCAACTATCCGCCGCTGCAGCGCAATACGTTCGCCAAGATCTTTCCGCTGCCCTTGATCTTCGGCTTCAATATGATCTTTGGCCTGGGTGGCACCAAAGCGCTTAGTCTGCCAATGTTTGCGGCACTGCGTCGTTTCTCCATCTTGATGACAATGCTGCTGGAGCTAAAGATACTCGGTGTACGCCCCACGACCGCAGTACAAATCAGTGTATATGCCATGATTGGTGGCGCTTTGATAGCTGCCTCGGATGATCTGTCCTTCAATATGCAAGGCTACACGTATGTGATGATAACCAATGCGCTGACCGCTTCCAATGGCGTGTACGTGAAGAAGAAACTGGATACCTCGGAGATTGGCAAATATGGTTTAATGTTCTACAATTCGTTGTTCATGTTCTTGCCGGCATTGCTGATTAACTATTTCACGGGAGATCTGCAGAAAGCGTTGGATTTTCCCAGCTGGAATGATCCCGCATTTGTGCTGCAATTCCTGCTCAGCTGTGTCATGGGCTTCATACTCTCCTACAGCACCATTGTGTGCACGCAATTCAATTCGGCGCTGACCACAACGATTGTGGGTTGCCTCAAGAACATTTGCGTCACATATCTGGGCATGTTTATTGGAGGCGATTATGTGTTCTCGTGGCTCAACTGCATTGGCATCAACATCAGCGTAATGGCCAGTTTGCTGTACACATACGTGACCTTCCGGCGGAAGCAAGCACCGGACAAGCAATCCCATCTGCCCAGTTCTCGCGGAGAGAGTGTCTAG
- the LOC132793827 gene encoding RAB6-interacting golgin: MAEKFNGFSHDEILKITGHKQGGRTNNERARHILMSQPGIRRMPDKTDKPDKLFRQADQLRKQQQPQQQPKTQQQTKSKSRSTTPTAPATPTPSVESLNLDGGLSESLVQALYCGPINNNNNNGKAATSATSGDSEVLDDSSIIKLGIIGNDNNVVASAADSTIDSANEERLSTDSPFKGVSLKDFEQHRKMIEEQNKQKKQMLYKAIEQHTQKTAAESRKIEEIRHELSKLESDLAVDVALLRKQIDTACIHFANVEKQYVKIEAQFLKAKIDLHNASEKKELLTEHLCTVIAHNEDRKAQKLTELMQKVGLSPTEDDQPESAAIEIN, from the exons ATGGCTGAGAAATTTAATGGGTTTAGTCACGACGAAATACTCAAAATCACAGGACACAAACAAGGTGGTCGAACCAACAATGAAAGAG CAAGGCATATACTCATGAGCCAGCCGGGTATAAGGCGCATGCCGGATAAGACGGATAAGCCGGATAAGCTCTTCCGCCAGGCCGATCAATTgcgaaagcagcaacagccacaacaacaaccgaagactcaacaacaaacgaaatcgaaatcaagATCAACCACGCCCACAGCGCCAGCAACTCCCACGCCTAGTGTTGAATCACTCAATCTCGATGGCGGACTCTCAGAGTCACTTGTTCAGGCGCTCTACTGTGGacccatcaacaacaacaataataatggcaaagCTGCCACGTCTGCAACAAGCGGCGATAGCGAAGTTCTCGATGACAGCTCAATCATTAAGCTAGGCATCATAGGAAATGATAATAATGTTGTTGCTTCCGCTGCTGACAGCACCATTGATTCTGCAAATGAAGAGAGGCTGAGCACTGATTCCCCCTTTAAGGGTGTTTCACTAAAGGATTTCGAGCAGCATCGCAAGATGATCGAAGAGcagaataaacaaaagaaacaaatgcTCTACAAAGCGATCGAACAGCATACGCAAAAAACTGCCGCCGAATCTCGCAAAATCGAAGAGATTCGTCATGAGCTCTCCAAGTTGGAGAGCGATCTTGCCGTGGATGTGGCGCTGCTACGCAAGCAGATTGACACTGCCTGCATCCACTTTGCAAATGTCGA aaAGCAGTATGTTAAGATTGAGGCTCAATTTCTGAAGGCGAAAATCGATTTGCACAACGCATCCGAGAAGAAAGAGCTGCTCACGGAACATCTCTGCACGGTTATTGCCCACAACGAGGATCGTAAGGCTCAAAAGTTGACCGAACTGATGCAAAAAGTCGGTTTATCGCCAACTGAAGATGATCAACCTGAATCTGCTGcaatagaaattaattaa
- the LOC132793829 gene encoding uncharacterized protein LOC132793829, whose translation MLVKHLVKQGLLFRNAGAMSRAAYHGGGHHQHSTMNDLPVPAGDWKEQHSQNQTKYNAALLTGILVLAGTIGFVKSSGLIHLNYSPPSNLD comes from the exons ATGTTGGTCAAGCACCTCGTAAAACAAGGACTGTTGTTCAGAAATG ctgGCGCCATGTCGCGTGCTGCCTACCACGGTGGCGGACACCACCAGCACTCCACCATGAACGATTTGCCCGTGCCCGCTGGTGACTGGAAGGAACAGCACAGCCAGAACCAGACCAAGTACAACGCCGCCTTGTTGACCGGTATCCTGGTCTTGGCTGGCACCATTGGCTTC GTGAAGTCCTCAGGCTTGATCCATCTGAACTACAGCCCTCCCAGCAACTTGGATTAA
- the LOC132788867 gene encoding ubiquinone biosynthesis protein COQ4 homolog, mitochondrial, which yields MMRRCCQSNLPLAQRSWQRSLPQAQLRTMVTEAPTEELDDFEREYLKQRIQISPFQRMLLGAGSSIAALLDPRRHDMIACLGETTGENALWNILDSMQSSEEGRRILAEKPRINTQTIDFKRLEALPPDTFGATYAKFLKDNQVTPDTRMEVRFLDDPKLAYLMTRYRECHDLVHTVLNMPTNMLGEVAVKWVEALNTGLPMCYGGAVFGAVRLRPKQRREYLKRYLPWAIENGKQTKPLMPVYWEQRWEQSVHELRAELGIKVLQ from the exons ATGATGCGACGATGCTGTCAAAGCAATTTGCCACTGGCTCAGCGAAGCTGGCAGCGTTCTCTGCCCCAGGCACAATTACGCACCATGGTCACAGAAGCGCCCACGGAAGAACTGGATGACTTTGAGCGAGAATACCTCAAGCAGCGCATACAGATATCCCCGTTCCAGAGAATGCTGCTCGGGGCGGGTTCGTCCATTGCCGCTCTACTCGATCCACGACg CCATGACATGATCGCCTGCTTGGGCGAGACGACGGGCGAGAATGCACTGTGGAATATTCTGGACAGCATGCAGAGCAGCGAGGAAGGACGACGCATCCTCGCTGAGAAGCCACGCATCAACACACAGACCATTGACTTCAAACGTTTAGAGGCGTTGCCGCCTGACACCTTTGGTGCCACCTACGCTAAGTTCCTCAAAGATAAC CAAGTGACGCCCGATACACGCATGGAGGTGCGCTTTCTCGATGATCCTAAGCTGGCCTATTTGATGACCCGCTATCGGGAATGCCATGATCTCGTTCACACTGTGCTTAACATGCCAACGAATATGCTAGGCGAGGTGGCGGTCAAGTGGGTGGAAGCCTTAAATACTGGACTGCCGATGTGCTATGGAGGCGCCGTCTTTGGCGCAGTGCGTCTGCGACCCAA GCAACGTCGAGAGTACTTGAAGCGCTATTTGCCGTGGGCCATCGAGAATGGTAAGCAGACGAAGCCATTGATGCCCGTGTATTGGGAGCAGCGTTGGGAGCAAAGCGTGCACGAATTGCGTGCCGAATTGGGCATTAAAGTCTTGCAATGA
- the LOC132793828 gene encoding DNA-directed RNA polymerase III subunit RPC7, with product MAGRGRGGKTGSLTAEQMQALGCVGKDMPQVQSAPPPTFPPVLNKPITLETTTAQSYQLLWKEDFLNRMRDSPYYIISASQEKKKTDVKDWREKAIQRLKHRAQAEFNYKAMPRELNSTSRKRTAAELRPKQVAKKNKNIEDRLKQLEQKELKSGAGAGGDNDNDEAKQESDSEREDEQEDPEAALDDEMDEENDYANDYFDNGEAYNEEDDNMDDGPVY from the exons ATGGCAGGACGAGGTCGGGGTGGTAAAACGGGCTCGCTGACGGCGGAGCAGATGCAGGCGCTGGGCTGTGTAGGCAAGGACATGCCGCAAGTGCAGTCGGCGCCGCCGCCAACATTTCCTCCGGTGCTCAACAAACCTATCACACTAGAG ACAACCACAGCGCAAAGTTATCAACTGCTGTGGAAAGAAGATTTTCTGAATCGCATGCGGGATTCGCCTTACTACATAATCTCTGCCAGCCaggaaaagaagaaaacagaCGTCAAGGATTGGCGAGAA aaAGCAATACAGCGCCTTAAACATCGCGCCCAAGCCGAGTTCAACTACAAAGCAATGCCGCGAGAGCTGAATTCCACAAGTAGGAAGCGAACTGCAGCTGAGCTGCGACCCAAACAAGTTgctaagaaaaataaaaacatcgAGGATAGACTGAAACAGCTGGAACAGAAAGAGCTCAAAAGTGGTGCTGGCGCCGGCGGCGACAATGACAACGATGAGGCCAAACAGGAGTCTGACTCGGAGCGAGAGGATGAGCAAGAGGATCCCGAGGCAGCATTGGATGATGAGATGGACGAGGAGAACGACTATGCCAACGATTACTTTGACAATGGCGAAGCCTACAATGAGGAGGACGATAACATGGACGATGGTCCCGTTTActag
- the LOC132793826 gene encoding LOW QUALITY PROTEIN: exocyst complex component 1 (The sequence of the model RefSeq protein was modified relative to this genomic sequence to represent the inferred CDS: deleted 1 base in 1 codon): MLTIGTLANIKHILQKELFNANGNSGSGERLLSVVTVTKTFKKKDKRACYLCVVTTAPPVPVVTLCLVKQSEQRESEYKRKRSWQLDEIKWIDGRNEQFETHEFDIQLEKLYKWYALNLHERQNFLAVLNRQIQKYVRGPHRAEFRNVPLAWLSEKSPEKLAAGRAGSAGNAVQKPHNSDDEDDEEEAQEFTALTDKEANELGKLFSECDFAIKDAEQFIEQLSKELHDLDGANMQSVLASEQKVLKMMEHIDNAITEADKFETRLDSYEDILGHVKETMEKIGGKNAMIEIANNNNIKLMRELNKVISQLDLPHSQQQALDDPDLKTASGRKAAITAAQCLQQAMNSDIDPTLLRLEAVQDQRKRFEKWKQKFSATVSRFLNNLFIHLGNEIGDMPLTSTELTLPNHSNVHRELTPYTELMHWSKAMDRKTYDGLMRVYTASLSKIYDRDVRNFFNLAKLQVSDKLRSSREDLDMSSSSRKSAVSTIPYGTLGINREQWGPGVDSADRVRFDALLEKVLAELEPIALQEQLFCINFFQMDVISPTTKNTQTTLEVGKDKDKGNEMSQSFNASMVSPTDGAAVPQKRLDRQINEDVRKLMMGLFGCLEPELVSFIQSFERVDSFYSLYVLVRLTQHVMSAQDTHSFLSMTFASALVQVKRNFDRFMQQQLQSIKEAKLPKRSKAILPYVENFENFAQTAEGIFRKSDRRTDMEKWYLQLVNAIFEGISMHSQEHPKTPSQVVRMENYHHMYALLAQLKVPGLDALKKEAKLRYNDALKAYVTQYFGRPLEKLNQFFEGVQQKVAQGVKETEISYQMAFSKQELRKVISQYPAREVKKGLENLYKKVDKHLCEEENLLQVVWHAMQEEFIAQYNYLEERIQKCYAGAMINLEFNIQDILAFFSDIARSH, encoded by the exons ATGCTGACCATTGGCACCTTGGCCAACATCAAGCACATACTGCAAAAGGAACTCTTCAATGCTAACGGCAACAGTGGGAGTGGCGAACGTTTGCTCTCCGTGGTAACGGTGACAAAGACTTTCAAG AAAAAAGACAAGCGAGCCTGTTACCTTTGTGTAGTGACAACAGCGCCGCCAGTGCCCGTGGTCACATTGTGCCTGGTGAAGCAGTCCGAGCAGCGGGAGAGCGAATACAAGCGCAAACGTAGTTGGCAGCTGGACGAGATCAAGTGGATCGATGGGCGCAACGAACAGTTTGAGACGCATGAGTTTGACATTCAATTGGAGAAGCTCTACAAGTGGTATGCCCTTAATCTGCATGAGCGACAAAACTTTCTGGCCGTGCTCAACAGGCAAATTCAGAAATATGTGCGAGGCCCACATCGAGCAGAGTTTCGTAATGTTCCACTGGCTTGGCTCTCCGAAAAGTCGCCGGAAAAGTTGGCAGCAGGGCGAGCGGGTAGCGCTGGAAATGCTGTGCAGAAGCCACACAACTCAGATGACGAGGACGACGAGGAGGAGGCACAAGAGTTCACTGCGCTGACTGATAAGGAGGCCAATGAGTTAGGCAAACTATTCTCTGAGTGTGATTTTGCTATTAAGGATGCCGAGCAGTTCATTGAGCAGTTGTCCAAAGAATTGCATGATCTGGATGGC GCCAATATGCAAAGTGTTCTCGCATCGGAGCAGAAAGTGCTGAAGATGATGGAGCACATTGATAATGCCATTACGGAAGCGGACAAGTTTGAAACGCGACTGGATAGCTATGAAGATATTCTGGGACATGTGAAGGAGACCATGGAGAAGATTGGTGGCAAGAATGCCATGATCGAgatagccaacaacaacaacatcaaactcATGAGGGAACTCAATAAAGTTATC AGCCAACTGGACTTGCCGCATAGCCAGCAACAAGCATTGGATGATCCGGATCTGAAGACTGCATCGGGACGTAAAGCAGCCATAACAGCAGCTCAATGTCTGCAGCAGGCGATGAACAGCGACATTGATCCAACGCTACTGCGGTTAGAAGCTGTGCAGGATCAGCGAAAACGCTTCGAGAAATGGAAACAAAAGTTCTCGGCAACAGTTAGTCGTTTCCTCAACAATCTATTCATCCATTTGGGCAACGAAATTGGCGATATGCCATTGACGAGCACCGAATTGACGCTGCCCAATCACTCAAATGTGCATCGCGAGCTGACGCCGTACACGGAGCTAATGCACTGGTCCAAGGCAATGGATCGCAAGACCTACGATGGCCTGATGCGTGTTTACACGGCATCACTGAGCAAGATCTACGATCGCGATGTGCGAAACTTCTTTAATCTG gCCAAGCTGCAAGTGTCCGATAAGTTGCGCAGTTCTCGTGAGGATCTAGACATGTCTAGTTCGTCGCGTAAGTCCGCAGTGTCAACCATTCCGTATGGCACGTTGGGCATCAATCGAGAGCAATGGGGTCCTGGGGTGGACAGCGCTGATCGCGTGCGTTTCGATGCGTTGCTGGAAAAAGTATTGGCGGAGCTGGAACCGATTGCCTTGCAGGAACAGTTGTTCTGCATCAACTTCTTTCAAATGGATGTGATAAGTCCGACAACGAAGAACACGCAAACCACACTCGAGGTGGGCAAGGACAAAGACAAAGGCAATGAGATGTCCCAATCTTTCAATGCCTCAATGGTGTCTCCTACGGACGGAGCTGCAGTGCCGCAGAAGCGCCTCGATCGCCAGATCAACGAGGATGTGCGCAAGCTGATGATGGGTCTCTTTGGTTGCCTTGAGCCCGAGCTGGTCAGCTTCATACAAAGCTTTGAGCGCGTGGACAGCTT CTACTCGCTTTATGTGCTGGTGCGTTTAACGCAGCACGTCATGTCCGCCCAGGACACACATTCCTTTCTCAGCATGACCTTCGCCTCGGCCTTGGTGCAGGTCAAGCGTAACTTTGATCGCttcatgcaacagcagctgcaatctATCAAGGAGGCCAAGTTGCCCAAGCGTTCGAAAGCCATTCTGCCTTATGTGGAGAACTTTGAGAATTTTGCCCAAACGGCCGAGGGCATCTTTCGCAAATCGGATCGTCGCACCGACATGGAGAAGTGGTATCTCCAGCTTGTCAATGCGATCTTCGAGGGCATTAGCATGCATTCACAGGAGCATCCAAAGACGCCGTCGCAGGTGGTGCGCATGGAGAACTATCATCATATGTACGCACTGCTGGCACAGCTCAAGGTGCCGGGTCTAGATGCGCTCAAGAAGGAGGCCAAGTTGCGCTACAACGATGCACTCAAAGCATATGTGACGCAGTATTTCGGACGACCGCTGGAGAAGCTCAAT CAATTCTTTGAAGGCGTGCAGCAGAAGGTGGCCCAGGGCGTCAAGGAGACGGAGATCAGCTATCAAATGGCATTTTCCAAGCAGGAGCTGCGCAAGGTCATCAGCCAGTATCCGGCGAGGGAGGTGAAAAAGGGCCTGGAGAACCTCTACAAGAAGGTGGACAAGCATCTGTGCGAGGAAGAGAATCTGCTGCAGGTCGTTTGGCATGCCATGCAGGAGGAGTTCATAGCCCAGTACAATTATCTCGAGGAGCGCATACAGAAATGCTATGCGGGCGCCATGATTAATCTGGAATTTAACATACAGGATATACTGGCCTTTTTCTCCGACATTGCACGTTCCCATTGA
- the LOC132788869 gene encoding LOW QUALITY PROTEIN: neurofilament heavy polypeptide (The sequence of the model RefSeq protein was modified relative to this genomic sequence to represent the inferred CDS: deleted 1 base in 1 codon): protein MSSSKKRSKDEQIPKPISIKKEKSEEDRTLQPISHYIDDRLELVKQIFGTLKPKTIMNLAPEFLKKTSLDEIEELCLNELLCISTKRLKSIIADTRCPTDTESSEDSDVEHKEEHISLEEISSDSDIGGSETRRAKELRKSNAKRADKTNENKEPDGQISVLELLELQARARAIRSQLAMEPITKIEVKSDDEEEETTKRSSEKEKSREKRSHRSSEQSSSKRKSSEQSRREQAQTNGSKPKETTAPAPAPAQKKIKIKRNYRTSTKTPEKEVTPVEKTTSQPQKSQDKSDRSRSASPDVIPIPAEPETLLISDSTDDEATVKPKEPIEQTNVAPAPIPEPAPEPAELSEPEEGEVREESENETEAEPVKKTAEEELPVEATTVETEKPVEAAAAEAVPVESTDVEKPSTSNQPIVEAEQPQLSSSIVDDEDQNDDVISIGGDLEHEMIAELAEVTDEPPVKVKPEKLPDPEEEDNDVISLNTSEDEHEKLQETNSESWRTRYLKSSKVNQVLAASRLGKRVRDKIKESKRNGDEKSSKQSQQQQFTSKHEDGSMEQYQELLQHRQRKSSNSSKGDK from the exons aTGAGCAGCTCTAAGAAAAGAAGTAAGGATGAACAAATACCGAAGCCAATTAGCATCAAGAAGGAAAAATCGGAGGAAGACCGCACGCTGCAGCCCATTTCCCACTATATTGATGACCGCCTGGAGCTGGTCAAGCAAATCTTTGGCACGCTGAAGCCAAAGACTATCATGAATCTAGCACCAGAGTTTCTTAAG AAGACGAGCTTAGATGAAATCGAGGAACTTTGTTTGAATGAGCTGCTTTGCATCTCAACCAAACGTTTGAAGTCCATCATAGCGGACACTCGCTGCCCCACAGATACTGAGAGTTCCGAGGACTCGGATGTGGAGCACAAGGAAG AGCACATTTCGCTGGAAGAGATTTCATCGGACAGCGACATTGGAGGCAGCGAAACACGGCGCG CTAAGGAATTGCGAAAATCGAACGCTAAAAGAGCCGATAAAAccaatgaaaataaagaac CGGATGGACAGATCAGTGTGCTGGAGCTGCTGGAATTGCAGGCTAGAGCTCGAGCTATACGCTCGCAGCTGGCCATGGAGCCGATTACCAAGATTGAAGTGAAATCCgacgatgaggaggaggagacgACCAAACGGTCATCGGAGAAGGAAAAGTCCAGAGAAAAGCGCAGTCATAGGAGCTCTGAGCAGTCGAGCAGCAAGCGCAAGTCAAGCGAACAGTCGAGAAGAGAGCAGGCACAAACCAATGGTAGCAAACCCAAGGAAACAACAGCTCCAGCACCAGCTCCAGCGCAAAAGAAGATCAAGATAAAGCGCAATTATCGCACCTCGACCAAAACACCCGAGAAGGAAGTTACACCAGTTGAAAAGACAACAAGCCAGCCACAAAAAAGTCAAGATAAGTCCGATAGATCGCGTTCAGCTTCGCCGGATGTTATTCCCATACCAGCGGAACCGGAAACGCTGCTGATAAGCGACAGCACTGACGATGAGGCAACCGTAAAGCCAAAAGAACCAATAGAGCAGACAAACGTTGCTCCAGCTCCAATCCCTGAGCCAGCGCCAGAGCCAGCTGAGCTAAGCGAACCCGAAGAGGGCGAGGTGAGAGAAGAAAGCGAAAatgagactgaggctgagcCAGTGAAGAAGACAGCAGAGGAAGAGCTGCCAGTTGAAGCAACAACTGTGGAGACTGAGAAACCAGttgaagcagctgctgctgaagcAGTTCCTGTTGAATCGACAGATGTTGAGAAGCCGTCAACTAGCAATCAGCCAATCGTCGAGGCAGAGCAGCCACAGCTAAGCAGTTCCATTGTGGACGACGAGGATCAGAACGATGATGTCATTTCCATAGGCGGTGATCTAGAGCACGAAATGATTGCAGAGTTGGCCGAGGTGACAGATGAGCCACCAGTCAAAGTGAAGCCCGAGAAACTGCCAGATCCCGAGGAGGAGGACAACGATGTGATATCGTTAAACACCAGCGAGGATGAGCATGAA AAACTGCAGGAAACGAATTCTGAG TCGTGGCGTACACGCTATCTGAAGAGCTCGAAGGTTAACCAGGTGCTCGCGGCATCGCGATTGGGAAAACGTGTGCGTGATAAAATCAAGGAGTCGAAAc GGAACGGCGATGAAAAGTCATCGAAGcagtcacagcagcagcagttcacCTCGAAGCACGAGGATGGCTCCATGGAGCAATACCAAGAACTTTTACAGCACCGACAGCGCAAAAgttccaacagcagcaagggCGACAAGTAA